One genomic window of Hymenobacter sp. J193 includes the following:
- a CDS encoding ABC transporter permease — translation MKLGKIFRYEFRYQLRHASTWLFLAVLLLLPVVLTKTSTPADGTYHNAPSSIAFFTVGAGVLWLLMAGAISGDAAARDVQTRMHPLLYTAPVSKASYLGGRFLAALALNSLLLLAVQVGLLIGFHTPGSREGVLLGPFRPDAYLTAYAFLSLPLALAGTAVQFTVAALTRRPITSYLGSVLLFITSHFIVMIMAHFVGWWGLTKLLDLAGFGSVLSSELETWTPAEQNTRLFVPTGLLLWNRLIWLGVALGLLAFTYFRFQVGHPVSSPARRFWRRPKPQPPSQPVAAVRSPATLVSEPSSFDFATHRHQALVVAWSSFGTLARSRVGLTLVTLIALGAALLGSEFMQQNTIPLLPTTQQVVDFLTTPLGDVKTPWIIMPLLLMYFAGELVWREREAGLSEIVDAAPVPEWALFTGKFLGLGLLVVVWMGILLLGGLLLQTILGYHRFEIGLYVQALFGLQLVEYLLFALLALAVHALVNQKYVGHLVLLLALGFMGFASRLGIPHHLLVFGAAPEWSYTDIRGYGASLGPWLWFKAYWAAWALLLAVAATLFWPRGKQPSLNLRAALARRRFTRSTAVAAAVAAGMVLILGGFIFYNTNVLNRYTTAADRTRQRAEYERRYARYARMPQPALTSTRLQVALYPRQQAVTIRGTYQLVNRSAGPLDSIHLAPAQGVETSVVSFGRPATQVLADKELNHLIYKLSRPLQPGDSLQLTFRVQARPRGFRHDGVNALVEPSGTYLMYQDALPGIGYQTMRELRDAGPRRQYGLRPRPDIPSLYDVAARQKSTRGDWMRFEAVVGTDPDQVAVAPGRLRRTWTAQGRRYFHYVTDAPIQNQAAFFSAPYAVRQTRWTYPAAGQAVSISLYYFPGHAANVDRTLRSIRASLDYYTAQFGRYPYGHLTVVERAGNEGELNAEASTIDYGEQFALMRPDDGPRGFDLPYYVLAHEMAHQFGGAYASVEGVQVMSEGLAVYSGMQVLENAYGYGHLRRYLSFLRQSYEVPRSRAMAPLLRSDNAFLGYRKGPLALYALGRYIGQDKVNVAIRQMIARHEAEAAPLATTLDLYRELRAATPDSLHCLLRDLFETNTYWKLKTEQATTRQTAAGTWQVTLQVQARKVVVDSTGTEQQRPMNDWVEVGVIAPRGKGEDYGQPLYRQQHRIRSGRQIIRVTVPRKPARAGIDPYLLLIDLSLDDNVTAVKLEQ, via the coding sequence ATGAAGCTCGGCAAGATCTTTCGCTACGAGTTTCGCTATCAGCTAAGGCATGCTTCCACCTGGCTGTTTCTGGCCGTTCTGCTGCTGCTGCCCGTGGTGCTGACCAAAACCAGCACCCCCGCCGATGGCACCTACCACAACGCTCCGTCCTCCATTGCCTTTTTCACGGTAGGCGCCGGGGTGCTCTGGCTGCTGATGGCCGGGGCTATCAGCGGCGACGCGGCGGCGCGCGACGTGCAGACGCGCATGCACCCGCTCCTGTACACGGCCCCCGTCAGCAAGGCCAGCTACCTGGGCGGCCGGTTTCTGGCAGCCCTGGCGCTCAATTCCCTGCTGCTGCTGGCAGTGCAGGTGGGGCTGCTGATTGGTTTTCATACACCGGGAAGCCGGGAAGGCGTGCTGCTGGGTCCGTTTCGGCCGGATGCCTACCTCACGGCCTACGCCTTTCTGAGCTTGCCCCTGGCCCTGGCGGGCACGGCCGTGCAGTTTACGGTGGCAGCCCTCACGCGCCGGCCCATCACCAGCTACCTCGGCAGCGTTTTGCTGTTCATCACCTCCCATTTCATCGTGATGATCATGGCCCATTTCGTGGGCTGGTGGGGCCTGACCAAGCTGCTGGACCTGGCGGGCTTCGGCAGCGTGCTCAGCAGTGAGCTGGAAACCTGGACCCCGGCGGAGCAGAACACCCGCCTGTTCGTGCCGACCGGCCTGCTGCTCTGGAACCGCCTGATCTGGCTGGGCGTAGCCCTGGGTTTGCTGGCTTTCACGTACTTCCGGTTTCAAGTTGGACACCCTGTCAGCAGCCCGGCCCGCCGCTTCTGGCGCCGGCCCAAGCCCCAGCCTCCATCCCAACCGGTGGCAGCGGTCCGCAGCCCGGCTACGTTGGTGTCGGAGCCGAGCTCCTTCGACTTCGCTACGCATAGGCACCAAGCGCTGGTCGTAGCGTGGTCGTCTTTTGGGACGCTGGCCCGGAGCCGCGTCGGGCTCACGCTCGTCACCCTTATAGCGCTGGGCGCAGCATTGCTGGGGTCGGAGTTTATGCAGCAGAACACCATTCCGCTGTTGCCCACCACCCAGCAAGTCGTCGATTTTCTGACTACGCCCCTGGGCGACGTCAAAACGCCCTGGATTATCATGCCGCTGCTGCTCATGTACTTTGCCGGGGAGCTGGTGTGGCGGGAGCGGGAAGCGGGCCTGAGCGAAATTGTCGACGCGGCCCCAGTACCGGAGTGGGCTCTTTTCACGGGGAAGTTTTTGGGGCTCGGGCTGCTGGTGGTGGTGTGGATGGGCATCCTGCTGCTAGGCGGCCTGCTGCTGCAAACCATCCTCGGGTATCACCGCTTCGAAATCGGGCTCTATGTGCAGGCGCTTTTCGGGCTGCAGTTGGTAGAGTACCTGCTCTTTGCTCTGCTGGCCCTGGCGGTGCACGCGCTGGTAAACCAGAAATACGTGGGGCATCTGGTGCTGCTGCTCGCGTTGGGCTTTATGGGCTTTGCCTCCCGGCTCGGTATTCCCCACCATCTGCTGGTATTTGGGGCCGCGCCCGAGTGGTCGTACACCGATATCCGGGGCTATGGCGCCTCGCTCGGACCCTGGCTGTGGTTTAAGGCCTACTGGGCTGCCTGGGCACTGCTGCTGGCGGTGGCGGCTACCTTGTTCTGGCCCCGGGGCAAGCAGCCAAGCTTGAACTTACGGGCCGCGCTGGCGCGCCGGCGCTTCACCCGCTCCACGGCCGTAGCGGCCGCAGTAGCCGCCGGTATGGTGCTGATTCTGGGCGGGTTTATTTTCTACAATACCAACGTCCTAAACCGCTACACTACCGCTGCCGACCGCACCCGGCAGCGCGCCGAGTACGAGCGGCGCTACGCCCGGTACGCCCGCATGCCGCAGCCGGCCCTGACCAGCACCCGGCTGCAGGTGGCGCTGTATCCCAGGCAGCAGGCCGTGACCATACGGGGCACGTACCAGCTGGTAAACCGCAGCGCCGGGCCGCTCGATTCCATTCACCTGGCGCCCGCTCAAGGCGTAGAAACCAGCGTTGTATCCTTTGGCCGCCCGGCCACCCAGGTGCTGGCGGATAAGGAGCTGAACCACCTCATTTACAAGCTGAGCCGGCCCCTGCAGCCCGGCGACTCCCTGCAGCTCACCTTCCGGGTGCAGGCCCGGCCGCGGGGCTTCCGCCACGACGGCGTCAATGCCCTGGTAGAGCCTAGTGGCACTTACCTGATGTACCAGGATGCGCTGCCCGGCATCGGCTACCAGACGATGCGTGAGCTGCGCGACGCCGGCCCGCGCCGACAGTACGGCCTGCGCCCGCGCCCCGACATACCCTCGCTCTACGATGTGGCCGCCCGCCAGAAGTCGACGCGCGGCGACTGGATGCGGTTTGAAGCCGTGGTGGGCACGGACCCCGACCAGGTGGCCGTGGCACCGGGGAGGCTGCGCCGGACCTGGACCGCTCAGGGGCGCCGCTACTTTCACTACGTGACGGATGCGCCGATTCAGAACCAGGCGGCGTTTTTCTCCGCGCCCTACGCCGTGCGCCAAACCCGTTGGACGTACCCGGCGGCCGGTCAAGCGGTTTCCATCAGCCTGTACTACTTCCCGGGGCACGCGGCCAACGTTGACCGGACGCTACGCAGTATCCGAGCCTCCCTTGACTATTACACCGCGCAGTTTGGCCGCTACCCCTACGGGCACCTAACGGTGGTGGAGCGGGCCGGCAACGAGGGCGAGCTGAATGCGGAGGCCAGCACCATCGACTACGGCGAGCAGTTTGCCCTGATGCGCCCCGATGACGGCCCCCGCGGGTTTGATTTGCCCTACTACGTGCTGGCCCACGAAATGGCGCACCAGTTCGGGGGCGCCTATGCCTCCGTGGAAGGCGTGCAGGTGATGTCTGAAGGCTTGGCGGTGTACTCCGGCATGCAGGTGCTGGAAAACGCCTACGGCTACGGGCACCTGCGTCGCTACCTGAGCTTTCTGCGCCAGTCTTACGAAGTGCCCCGCTCCCGCGCCATGGCCCCGCTGCTACGCTCCGACAATGCGTTTCTGGGCTACCGTAAGGGTCCGCTCGCGCTGTACGCCTTGGGCAGGTACATCGGCCAAGACAAGGTGAATGTGGCCATCCGGCAAATGATTGCCCGGCACGAGGCGGAAGCGGCCCCGCTAGCTACTACCCTCGACCTGTACCGGGAGCTACGGGCTGCCACGCCCGATTCGCTGCACTGCCTGCTGCGCGACCTGTTTGAAACCAACACCTACTGGAAATTGAAAACCGAGCAGGCCACCACGCGGCAGACCGCCGCCGGCACCTGGCAGGTGACGCTGCAGGTGCAGGCCCGCAAGGTAGTGGTCGACAGCACCGGCACCGAGCAGCAGCGGCCAATGAACGACTGGGTGGAAGTGGGCGTCATTGCGCCCCGCGGCAAAGGTGAAGACTACGGGCAGCCACTCTACCGGCAGCAGCACCGCATCCGCTCCGGCCGGCAGATTATCCGGGTAACCGTGCCCCGCAAACCTGCCCGCGCCGGCATCGACCCTTACCTTTTGCTCATCGATTTAAGTTTGGATGATAATGTCACCGCAGTCAAGCTTGAGCAGTGA
- a CDS encoding alpha/beta hydrolase — protein sequence MGEDFLHVAGLVQVLNGNGTMRPFILVGIENTQRRRDLTGPTTDPEDQKIAPKVGGSAAYRTFLRTELMPLIRQRYRTSAESALVGESLAGLFVVETLLLEPALFDTYLAFDPSVWWNKGQLAGQAENLLRTYTGPAKTLYIASSRDNEKIPESRRLASVLRGAPKGRLVWYYQPMVQETHATIYHPAALQAFRLVFKPKPAGK from the coding sequence ATGGGCGAAGACTTTCTGCACGTGGCCGGGCTCGTGCAAGTGCTGAACGGCAACGGCACCATGCGTCCTTTTATCCTGGTTGGCATCGAAAATACCCAGCGCCGACGTGACCTCACCGGTCCCACTACCGATCCGGAAGACCAGAAGATTGCGCCCAAGGTCGGGGGCTCGGCGGCTTACCGCACATTTTTGCGCACGGAGCTGATGCCCCTTATTCGCCAACGCTACCGCACCAGTGCCGAGTCGGCCTTGGTGGGTGAGTCGCTGGCCGGCTTGTTTGTGGTGGAAACCCTGCTGCTGGAACCCGCGCTGTTTGACACCTATTTGGCCTTCGACCCGAGTGTGTGGTGGAACAAAGGCCAGTTAGCAGGCCAGGCGGAGAACCTGCTGCGCACCTATACCGGTCCGGCCAAAACGCTGTACATAGCCTCGAGCCGCGACAATGAAAAAATACCTGAGTCCCGCCGCTTGGCATCCGTGCTGCGCGGCGCCCCCAAAGGCCGACTCGTCTGGTATTATCAGCCGATGGTGCAGGAGACGCACGCCACTATCTATCACCCTGCCGCACTTCAGGCATTTCGGCTGGTGTTCAAGCCCAAGCCCGCCGGCAAATAA
- a CDS encoding DUF1624 domain-containing protein: protein MAVPQPTFLPAPTAPTAGEPAAAAKEPAQARVQAIDVVRGIVMVIMALDHIREFWSPMAVRAEDVAHASAALFLTRWVTHFCAPTFVFLSGVSIWLSAQKHSSRAYTSRFLLSRGLWLILVEVVLISFVLQWQYNLVLLEVIWAIGGSMVLLAALLWLPRAVLAVLAVVIMAGHDALPVIQPITAANAGWALLHNPPFVLPVGGLPPLLVAYSVGPWLGVLLAGYVLGPWFALPLPVRNRRLRQLGVLALGLFGVLRATNWYGDPAPWSAQPRGVGYSVLSFLNVTKYPPSLLFVCLTLGVALLLLSVTEQATSRPARWVRTFGQVPLFYFIGHLALVSGAALGWTRLAFGQPVNFSFAAVNQWPAAYQPSLWRAYGVWVLVVLVLYWPCRWYGAYKRRHTYWWLSYL, encoded by the coding sequence ATGGCAGTGCCGCAGCCTACCTTTCTCCCTGCCCCAACGGCGCCTACTGCGGGCGAACCGGCCGCAGCCGCCAAGGAGCCGGCCCAAGCGCGGGTACAAGCCATCGACGTGGTTCGGGGTATAGTCATGGTCATCATGGCCCTCGACCACATTCGCGAGTTCTGGTCGCCTATGGCCGTGCGGGCAGAGGATGTGGCGCATGCCTCCGCCGCACTGTTTCTCACGCGTTGGGTGACGCACTTCTGCGCCCCCACCTTCGTATTCCTCTCGGGCGTGAGTATCTGGCTCTCAGCCCAAAAACATAGCTCACGAGCTTACACAAGCCGTTTTCTGCTTTCGCGCGGGCTGTGGCTGATCCTGGTGGAAGTGGTGCTTATCAGCTTTGTGCTGCAGTGGCAGTATAATTTGGTACTGCTGGAGGTCATCTGGGCCATTGGCGGGAGCATGGTACTGCTAGCTGCTCTGCTTTGGCTGCCGCGCGCCGTGCTGGCCGTGCTGGCGGTGGTCATCATGGCCGGGCACGATGCCCTGCCGGTTATCCAACCCATTACGGCGGCCAACGCGGGCTGGGCGCTGCTCCACAACCCGCCCTTTGTGCTGCCTGTTGGGGGGCTGCCCCCACTACTGGTTGCGTATTCGGTGGGTCCGTGGCTGGGCGTGCTGCTGGCTGGCTACGTGCTTGGGCCCTGGTTTGCGCTACCGCTGCCCGTGCGTAATCGGCGCCTGCGCCAATTGGGCGTGTTGGCGCTGGGGCTGTTTGGGGTCTTGCGGGCCACCAACTGGTACGGCGACCCTGCGCCCTGGAGTGCTCAGCCACGGGGTGTGGGCTACAGCGTCCTATCCTTTCTGAATGTAACGAAATACCCGCCTTCCCTGCTGTTTGTATGCCTTACTCTGGGCGTGGCACTGCTGCTGCTGAGCGTAACGGAGCAGGCGACGAGCCGGCCGGCCCGGTGGGTTCGCACCTTCGGGCAGGTACCTCTCTTCTACTTCATTGGTCACCTAGCGCTGGTCAGCGGCGCAGCCCTGGGCTGGACCCGACTGGCTTTTGGCCAGCCGGTCAATTTCTCCTTTGCCGCCGTCAACCAATGGCCCGCTGCCTACCAGCCCAGCCTGTGGCGGGCCTACGGAGTGTGGGTGCTGGTGGTGCTGGTGTTGTATTGGCCCTGCCGCTGGTACGGGGCGTATAAGCGCCGCCACACGTATTGGTGGCTGTCGTACCTGTAA
- a CDS encoding DUF4132 domain-containing protein, translating into MRTTLSLSEADYLRLFASYGLDFANPDKLTLNFYPFPVLLTLNQVAKLAKRGPLGEDMLAFLRQLREFTAGQTGDQLKVHLKTQEMLGQAAGDDNLPVVVFADGDPLGRSLTQFVTGLDRADPRTGAWLSLLQRWPKATGAQPTAKLRQEMDAAVAAVGPDEVREQGRSWLKLLTDTPVTEKQHVVTYDNGRDYHYSSWDFLTEANATVAKGLVWALQPLADAGIIEQLTVLTAKCFRKIPGKGPLAAGLGNACLLALSQNGLPGVAALARVRSKIRQTNTQELIARYIEQESVKLGVSPAEIEDMAVPDFGLENGRLSEEFADYTATLTLRDGKADVQWHKADKALKSAPTALKATHADELKELKAAQTQAQQTYTTQRDRLDRSFVEERRIPWPWFEQYYFRHGLLSLLAHPLIWRLHRPDGSSQDAIFQADAWQDAQGQPVPAPTADTYLQLWHPVLAHTDEVLAWRRLLEGRQVRQPLKQAFREVYLLTPPEERTLTYSNRMAAHLLKQHQFNSLAKLRGWRYSLLGAYDKGYDSETARLPLPAHNLTAEFWVSEVYADGEWNDTGIYNYVSTDQVRFTRENEPVPLPDVSPLAFSEVMRDVDLFVGVASVGNDPQWRDNGGLAQFRTYWESYSFGDLSEVAKTRKLALERLVPRLKIGKVSEIKGNFLEVKGHRHVYKIHLGSGNILMAPNDQYLCIVPDRSGKTLGTTDVFLPFEGDAVLSIILSKALLLMDDDKITDETILRQL; encoded by the coding sequence ATGCGCACTACTCTCAGCCTGAGTGAGGCGGATTACCTGCGGCTGTTTGCCAGCTACGGGCTCGATTTCGCAAATCCAGACAAACTGACCCTGAACTTCTACCCTTTCCCGGTGCTGCTGACGCTAAACCAAGTGGCCAAGCTAGCCAAGCGCGGGCCCCTGGGAGAGGATATGCTGGCTTTTCTGCGTCAGCTGCGCGAGTTCACGGCCGGGCAAACCGGCGACCAGCTGAAAGTACACCTCAAAACCCAGGAAATGCTGGGCCAGGCCGCCGGCGACGATAATTTGCCGGTGGTCGTATTTGCCGATGGCGACCCGCTGGGCCGCAGCCTCACCCAGTTCGTGACGGGCCTGGACCGCGCCGACCCGCGCACCGGCGCCTGGCTGAGCTTGCTGCAGCGCTGGCCAAAAGCCACGGGCGCCCAGCCCACCGCCAAGCTGCGCCAGGAAATGGATGCGGCCGTTGCCGCCGTTGGCCCCGACGAGGTACGCGAACAGGGCCGCTCCTGGCTGAAGCTGCTGACCGACACGCCGGTGACGGAAAAGCAGCACGTCGTTACGTACGACAACGGGCGGGACTACCACTACTCCTCCTGGGACTTCCTCACCGAGGCCAACGCCACCGTCGCCAAGGGCCTCGTCTGGGCGCTGCAGCCCCTGGCCGATGCGGGTATTATAGAGCAGCTGACGGTTTTGACGGCGAAGTGCTTCCGCAAGATTCCGGGCAAAGGACCGCTGGCCGCCGGGTTGGGCAATGCCTGCCTGCTGGCCTTGTCGCAGAACGGCCTGCCCGGCGTGGCGGCTTTGGCACGGGTGCGCTCCAAAATACGCCAGACCAACACCCAGGAGCTCATTGCCCGCTATATCGAGCAGGAGTCGGTGAAGCTGGGCGTGAGTCCGGCCGAGATTGAGGACATGGCCGTGCCGGACTTTGGGTTGGAAAACGGCCGGCTTTCCGAAGAGTTTGCCGACTATACCGCCACGCTCACCCTCCGCGACGGCAAGGCGGACGTGCAGTGGCACAAGGCCGATAAAGCCCTGAAAAGCGCTCCAACTGCCCTCAAAGCCACCCATGCCGACGAGCTAAAGGAGCTGAAAGCGGCTCAGACCCAGGCCCAGCAAACCTACACCACCCAGCGCGACCGGCTCGACCGCAGCTTTGTGGAGGAGCGCCGTATTCCCTGGCCCTGGTTTGAGCAGTACTATTTCCGGCATGGGCTGCTCAGTCTGCTGGCCCACCCGCTTATCTGGCGCCTGCACCGCCCCGATGGCTCAAGCCAGGATGCTATTTTCCAGGCAGACGCCTGGCAGGACGCGCAAGGCCAGCCCGTGCCCGCTCCTACCGCCGACACCTACCTGCAGCTCTGGCATCCCGTGCTGGCTCATACCGATGAGGTGCTGGCCTGGCGGCGCCTGCTGGAGGGCCGGCAGGTGCGGCAGCCGCTCAAGCAGGCCTTCCGGGAAGTGTACCTGCTTACGCCCCCCGAGGAGCGCACCCTCACCTACTCCAACCGCATGGCGGCCCACCTTCTCAAGCAGCACCAGTTCAATAGCCTCGCCAAGCTGCGCGGCTGGCGCTATAGCCTGCTGGGCGCCTACGATAAAGGCTACGACTCCGAAACGGCCCGCCTGCCCCTGCCCGCCCACAACCTCACGGCTGAGTTCTGGGTAAGCGAGGTGTACGCCGACGGGGAGTGGAACGACACGGGCATTTACAACTACGTGAGCACCGACCAGGTGCGCTTCACCCGGGAGAACGAGCCGGTGCCCTTGCCTGATGTTTCGCCCCTGGCTTTTTCGGAAGTGATGCGCGACGTAGACCTGTTTGTGGGCGTAGCCTCAGTGGGCAATGACCCGCAGTGGCGCGACAACGGCGGCCTGGCTCAGTTCCGCACGTACTGGGAAAGCTACTCGTTCGGGGATTTGAGCGAGGTAGCCAAAACCCGTAAGCTGGCCCTGGAACGGCTGGTGCCCCGACTCAAAATTGGAAAAGTAAGCGAAATCAAGGGTAACTTCCTGGAAGTGAAAGGGCACCGGCACGTCTACAAAATCCACCTGGGCTCGGGCAACATCCTTATGGCGCCCAACGACCAGTACCTGTGCATTGTGCCGGACCGCTCGGGCAAGACCCTGGGCACGACGGATGTTTTTCTGCCCTTCGAAGGCGACGCCGTGCTGTCCATTATCCTGAGCAAAGCCCTGCTGCTCATGGACGATGACAAGATTACCGACGAAACCATCCTGCGTCAGCTCTAG
- a CDS encoding DUF6493 family protein, with amino-acid sequence MPTVAETFEDIILHQTARELVPFLLSIDKKDAIALRRPTQQLKKRLEEYRQVEGKKGRIEYQRLLTTEQQAMLALTGLATFTRKEALARSFELPWSLRNSHDNRQHYDLHWQVLRHFRPDWLGDLLARMTRTNLWQAPDYAELRALEREGLIAFDPPTFAQLLGNRLSRYDREDKRKRTQQQVEEVILTDLRADPELLGRDVWLLFDYETNVNYDSTYIGSYPNGISIGWIALLVALATTGDLDRSELLTRSLLALRRDFKRPLLGWFKELFAGLKPTLEERLARQNELVELLAHPLPVVVNFAIEQLKGLWENPGFDLGPLLQYADGLMSRQDLKTGLKTLLTSFEKLLKSQPAQAPALTRLAAAALPHADAGVQDRAARVLAAVLTAKTPLLSPAEIQETTTTLSAYADLLSPAARTRLAPWLTASAAQEQDAAAPAADYSPQAGFVPELTPDTALAPVADWHELLFLTGPVLAADDPTAVDRWVDGLLRLRPHLPADHATQLRPYQKQVLSWHGQERTPAEQEALLQTYHTTGRPGPYDLLAALVVGLATGFENPHVARLDLRKSHYHAADPLLQLEQRRLAAAEGRLRPGAVPLPLLSTATHAPHWVAPSILVDKLLTYQEANETPDAADLAVALARCAWSNPADAQQARARLPELHAADLRELLNWLLASCEEEAPAVAATPETLSAGADPQTEQVKNYGANSTRTTTPLGPVPVPVPAPAPPHATKLPSWPEADSAADPSLLERAREKLGKLIPIKSQPEQILPLDLTEALPWLWAVAARTRYPTAELPALAALGKLPGLALPWEPGWTLAEITLTYVRKWEKGQPTVTDKHVELLVPDTPASRPAPPLFPYTAYAGLTQRVEQSGYVLRFSISSSLALLPNNPEPLHWHVLRTCCRTDEAGSEARDAVQLALKGLLGIGPPHATGTSSLLAAGLLHQAPVVRAMGLEVLLSATDTGRLVPADLGRALGRLLAAGRAPLARLAEGLGQARAISRRTDDALRQILEALLPLLPAVPLRNTAKVLDAYADALSRVRRLVPESVQERLREWQRVSSLKKAAGALLQEKGSAVSLHVGHQQA; translated from the coding sequence ATGCCGACCGTTGCCGAAACTTTTGAGGACATCATACTGCACCAGACTGCCCGGGAGCTGGTGCCCTTCCTGCTGAGCATCGATAAAAAAGACGCTATAGCGCTGCGCCGCCCTACCCAGCAGCTCAAAAAACGCCTGGAAGAGTACCGCCAGGTGGAAGGCAAAAAGGGCAGGATAGAGTACCAGCGCCTGCTCACTACCGAGCAGCAGGCCATGCTGGCCCTCACCGGGCTGGCCACCTTTACGCGCAAGGAGGCCCTGGCCCGCAGCTTTGAGCTGCCCTGGAGCCTGCGCAACAGCCACGACAACCGCCAGCACTACGACCTGCACTGGCAGGTGCTGCGCCACTTCCGGCCCGACTGGCTGGGCGACCTGCTGGCCCGCATGACCCGTACCAACCTGTGGCAGGCCCCCGACTACGCTGAGCTGCGGGCTCTGGAGCGGGAAGGCCTCATTGCCTTCGACCCGCCTACCTTCGCCCAGCTGTTGGGCAACCGCCTTTCGCGCTACGACCGCGAAGACAAGCGCAAGCGCACCCAGCAGCAGGTAGAAGAGGTTATCCTAACTGACTTGCGGGCCGACCCCGAGCTGCTCGGCCGGGACGTGTGGCTCCTGTTCGACTACGAAACCAACGTCAATTACGACAGCACTTACATCGGCTCCTACCCCAATGGTATTTCGATTGGGTGGATAGCCTTGCTGGTCGCCCTGGCCACGACTGGCGACCTGGACCGCAGCGAGTTGCTTACGCGCAGCCTGCTGGCTTTGCGGCGCGACTTCAAAAGGCCGCTGCTGGGCTGGTTCAAGGAGTTGTTTGCCGGGCTGAAGCCAACCCTGGAAGAGCGGCTGGCCCGGCAAAACGAGCTGGTAGAGCTGCTGGCCCACCCGCTGCCGGTGGTTGTGAACTTTGCTATTGAGCAGCTGAAAGGCTTGTGGGAGAACCCCGGCTTCGACCTGGGCCCGCTGCTGCAGTACGCCGACGGCCTGATGAGCCGGCAGGACCTGAAAACCGGCCTAAAGACCCTGCTAACCTCTTTCGAGAAGCTTCTTAAAAGCCAGCCCGCGCAGGCTCCTGCCCTTACCCGCCTGGCTGCTGCCGCCCTGCCCCACGCCGATGCCGGCGTGCAGGACCGCGCCGCCCGCGTACTGGCCGCCGTACTGACGGCCAAAACTCCCCTGCTCTCCCCCGCGGAAATCCAGGAAACCACGACTACCCTATCTGCTTACGCCGACCTGCTCTCTCCCGCCGCCCGCACCCGCCTGGCCCCCTGGCTGACGGCTTCCGCGGCCCAGGAACAGGACGCCGCCGCACCCGCCGCTGACTACTCACCCCAGGCCGGCTTCGTCCCGGAGCTGACGCCTGATACGGCCCTGGCCCCGGTGGCCGATTGGCACGAGCTGCTGTTTCTGACCGGCCCGGTACTGGCGGCCGACGACCCCACAGCTGTGGACCGCTGGGTGGATGGCCTGCTGCGCCTGCGCCCCCACCTGCCGGCCGACCATGCTACCCAGCTGCGCCCCTACCAAAAGCAGGTGCTGAGCTGGCATGGGCAGGAAAGAACTCCGGCCGAGCAGGAGGCTTTGCTGCAAACCTACCACACCACCGGGCGGCCGGGCCCTTACGATTTGCTGGCGGCGCTGGTAGTTGGCCTGGCTACCGGCTTTGAGAACCCGCACGTCGCGCGCCTTGACCTGCGCAAAAGCCACTACCACGCCGCCGACCCGCTGCTGCAGTTGGAACAGCGCCGCCTGGCGGCCGCCGAAGGCCGCCTGCGCCCCGGGGCAGTGCCGCTGCCCTTGCTGAGTACCGCCACGCATGCCCCACACTGGGTGGCGCCCAGCATTCTGGTAGACAAGCTACTGACTTACCAAGAAGCCAATGAAACACCCGATGCGGCCGACCTGGCCGTGGCCCTGGCCCGGTGCGCCTGGTCGAACCCGGCTGATGCCCAGCAGGCCCGGGCCCGCCTGCCCGAGCTGCACGCCGCCGACCTGCGGGAGCTGCTCAACTGGCTGCTGGCCTCCTGCGAGGAAGAAGCTCCCGCTGTGGCCGCTACGCCCGAAACCCTATCTGCCGGCGCGGACCCTCAGACGGAGCAGGTAAAGAACTACGGCGCTAACTCCACCCGTACTACCACACCCCTCGGCCCCGTGCCAGTGCCGGTGCCCGCCCCTGCTCCGCCTCACGCCACCAAGCTGCCCTCCTGGCCAGAGGCTGATTCGGCGGCGGACCCGAGCCTTCTGGAGCGGGCCCGGGAAAAGCTCGGCAAGCTTATCCCCATAAAATCTCAGCCCGAGCAAATCCTGCCCCTGGACCTGACGGAGGCGCTGCCCTGGCTGTGGGCTGTAGCCGCGCGTACCCGCTACCCCACGGCCGAGCTGCCGGCCCTGGCAGCTCTCGGCAAGCTGCCCGGCCTGGCCCTGCCCTGGGAGCCGGGCTGGACGCTGGCAGAAATTACCCTGACCTACGTGCGCAAATGGGAAAAGGGCCAGCCTACCGTAACCGACAAGCACGTGGAATTGCTGGTGCCCGATACCCCGGCTTCCCGCCCGGCCCCACCCTTGTTCCCTTACACGGCCTACGCTGGTTTAACGCAGCGCGTCGAGCAGTCGGGGTACGTGCTGCGCTTTAGCATTTCCAGCTCCCTGGCTTTGCTGCCCAACAACCCTGAGCCCCTGCACTGGCACGTGCTGCGCACCTGCTGCCGCACGGATGAGGCCGGCTCCGAGGCCCGCGACGCCGTTCAGCTGGCTTTGAAGGGCCTGCTGGGAATAGGGCCACCGCATGCAACTGGCACCAGTTCCTTGCTGGCGGCCGGACTGCTTCACCAGGCGCCGGTGGTGCGCGCCATGGGCTTGGAAGTGCTGCTAAGCGCCACTGATACGGGGCGCCTGGTACCCGCCGACCTGGGCCGAGCCCTGGGCCGTTTGCTGGCTGCGGGCCGTGCGCCCCTGGCCCGCCTGGCTGAAGGGCTGGGGCAGGCCCGCGCCATCAGCCGGCGCACCGACGATGCCCTGCGCCAGATCCTGGAGGCTCTGCTACCGCTGCTGCCCGCGGTTCCTCTGCGCAACACGGCCAAGGTGCTTGATGCCTACGCCGATGCCCTGAGCCGGGTGCGCCGCCTGGTACCGGAAAGCGTACAGGAACGCCTGCGCGAGTGGCAGCGGGTGAGTAGCCTGAAAAAGGCGGCCGGGGCCTTGCTGCAGGAGAAAGGCAGCGCCGTAAGCCTTCATGTTGGGCACCAGCAGGCATAG